The sequence GGCGAAGGAAGCGCTCAAGGGCATCGCCAACTACCATCGCATCGAGGGGAACTCCTTCACCAGCGTCCACGGCGTGGAAAATGCCGAGCTGTGGCTCGGAAATTACAAGGCCAAGGGCGGCCACTGGGATATCATCCAGTTCAACCACGGACTCCACGATCTCAAGCAGGCCTATGACAAGGCCAGCGACAGCTTCGGCGATTATGCCGTCTCCAAGGAGCTTTACAAAGAGAGCCTGGAAAAGGAGATCGCGATCCTGAGGAAGACCGGAGCGAAGCTGATCTGGTGCAGCACCACGCCGGTGCAGACGGATATGAAAGGCCGGTATGCGCGGCGCAAGGGTGCGGCGAAGGAGTTCAACGAGGCCGCGCTGGAGGTGATGAAACGCCACCCCGACATCCTCATCAACGATCTCCACTCACTTGTTAGCGAAGCCTTCGTATTCGGCGATTGGTGGAAAACCACCGATGTGCATTTCTATAAACCCGAAGAGCAGCAGGCGCTCGGGAAGGCAGTTGCCGCCGCAGTCAAAAAAGCCCTGTCAGAAAAATCACCTGAAGAATAAGACCATGAGAACCCTATCGAAATGGAATGCATTCATTTTCCTCGCCGCGCTCCTCGCGCTGCCTCACGCCCATGCCAAGCCCGTCCCGGCCAACGGCAAGCTCAAGGTCTTCATCCTCGCGGGCCAGTCGAACATGGTCGGCTTCGGCCAGGTGAAAGGCAGCCCCGGAACCATGGAGTCCTACCTGAAAACCAATCCCAAGGACTACGGCAAGCTCGTCGATGAGTCCGGTAATCCGGTCGTCCGCGACGATGTCTGGATCGTCAATCTCTCCGATGCCGCCAACGTACAGAAGGGTTGGCTCACCACAGGCTACGGTGCCGCCGGCGGTCACATCGGGCCGGAATACGGCTTCGGCTTCGTGATGGGAGACCACTACGAGGATCCCGTCCTGCTCATCAAATCCGCCTGGGGCGGGCGCTCCTTGAAGCATAATTTCCTCTCCCCAAGCTCCGCGGATTACCCGAAGCCGGAAAAGGACGGCGACATGGGCTTTCATTACGCCGAAGTCCTTCGCCATGTGAAGGAGATCACAGGGGACGTGAAAAAGCATTTCCCGGACTACGATGGCAAGGGCTACGAGATTGTCGGGTTCGGCTGGCACCAGGGATGGAACGACCGCATCGATCAAGGCGCCGTCGATGCCTACGAGGCGAACCTCACAAACTTCGTCAAGGACATCAGGAAAGATCTCGGCATCGCGGATCTCCCTTTCGTAATCGCGAACACCGGCATGGGCGGATGGGACATCCCGGTCCGCTACAAGGCCAAGGTCGAGAAACTCATGGAGGCCCAGCTCGCACTCGCCGATCCGGAAAAACATCCCGAGTTCAAGGGCACGGTCGCCGGGGTCGAGACCCGGGACTTCCAGAGAACGCGCGAGGAATCGCCCTCCGGCCAGGACTTCCACTGGATGCGAAACTGGGAGACCCTCTACCTCATCGGGAAAACGATGGGCGATAAGATGGTAGGGCTTTTGGCCGCAGAGAAATGACGGGCGGTGCCGTACGGGTGGTGCGTCGGCAGGGGCGTTTCGATGCAACTGCCGTGTGGGGGCGGCGTGCGGTGAACTTGTTTCCGGGAAGGCTTGAGATCCGGCGTGGGGTGGGCTAGGGATTCCCCTGCCATGAGTATTTCGCCGTGCCTGCTTTTTCCCGCGTTCCTAAGCGTCGCCCTTTCCCATGCGGCGCCGACGACGAAGGGGATCATCGTCCCTGCGAAGGCGGAGCGCCCGGCGGATGCGGTGGTGCTGGTGGGGGAGAAGGGCTATGACTTGGTGCCGGACGGGGTGGGGCCGAACAGGTGGGAGTTCAAGGACGGGGTGCTGACGGCGACGCCGCTGTGGGACAGCCTGCTGACGAAGGACAAGTACCGGGATTTCCGGATGCACGTGGAGTTCAACGTGAACGACAAAGGGGGAGCTAAGACTGAGGAGGGGAACGGGAACTCGGGGATCTACATCCAGGAGCGCTACGAGATCCAGATCCACAATTCGCACGGGATCGCGGAGCAGGATTTCAAGCCGAGCTTCTGCGGAAGCATCTACAAGCAGAAGAAGCCCGACAAGCTGGTGAGCAAGCCGGCCGGGGAGTGGCAGACCTATGACATCGCCTTCCGC comes from Akkermansiaceae bacterium and encodes:
- a CDS encoding SGNH/GDSL hydrolase family protein; its protein translation is MNRSIVTAFAAACLGLSNAPAAPDAATAPADDPKLPRVLVIGDSISMNYHEAAKEALKGIANYHRIEGNSFTSVHGVENAELWLGNYKAKGGHWDIIQFNHGLHDLKQAYDKASDSFGDYAVSKELYKESLEKEIAILRKTGAKLIWCSTTPVQTDMKGRYARRKGAAKEFNEAALEVMKRHPDILINDLHSLVSEAFVFGDWWKTTDVHFYKPEEQQALGKAVAAAVKKALSEKSPEE
- a CDS encoding sialate O-acetylesterase: MRTLSKWNAFIFLAALLALPHAHAKPVPANGKLKVFILAGQSNMVGFGQVKGSPGTMESYLKTNPKDYGKLVDESGNPVVRDDVWIVNLSDAANVQKGWLTTGYGAAGGHIGPEYGFGFVMGDHYEDPVLLIKSAWGGRSLKHNFLSPSSADYPKPEKDGDMGFHYAEVLRHVKEITGDVKKHFPDYDGKGYEIVGFGWHQGWNDRIDQGAVDAYEANLTNFVKDIRKDLGIADLPFVIANTGMGGWDIPVRYKAKVEKLMEAQLALADPEKHPEFKGTVAGVETRDFQRTREESPSGQDFHWMRNWETLYLIGKTMGDKMVGLLAAEK
- a CDS encoding DUF1080 domain-containing protein, with translation MSISPCLLFPAFLSVALSHAAPTTKGIIVPAKAERPADAVVLVGEKGYDLVPDGVGPNRWEFKDGVLTATPLWDSLLTKDKYRDFRMHVEFNVNDKGGAKTEEGNGNSGIYIQERYEIQIHNSHGIAEQDFKPSFCGSIYKQKKPDKLVSKPAGEWQTYDIAFRAARFDGERKTEDARITVYHNGVLIHDDYALTRQTGVGKKEGPEPGLIKLQGHNNPVKFRNVWIQPLELD